The Nitratidesulfovibrio sp. SRB-5 genome includes a window with the following:
- a CDS encoding TrkH family potassium uptake protein — MHHRRLLSPLILPVYSFAATILAGAVLLYLDISHAPSADGQGLAFVDALFTATSAVCVTGLSVVDTGTTFSLTGQWIILMLIQLGGLGIMTYSTLLLFLLRRRVSLTDRLAVGQALMHDPSFHLGRFLYRLVRTILCIELAAACLLYIFAPQGMGAFGALFHAVSAFCNAGFGLRPDNMMPWQEHTGVNLVIMFLIVVGGIGFSVIDELLGAARTKLSGKPYRPLSRHTRLVLSTTAFLIVAGAALIWLAEYLSDYTGLSPAGLVLPAFFQSVTCRTAGFNTMDIGRLTDFTLMVMICLMFVGGSPGSCAGGIKTTSFRVLAGFVEMQLRGRRQNVLLGRAVDAPTQAKALTLFLFAIIVVTVGTMALSLTEGGIAPHTHGQFEQLDLMFEVVSAFGTVGLTTGVTPHLSVPGKLLISFLMFIGRIGPVWLLATLQHLQGEPKFRWPEVDYPIG; from the coding sequence ATGCACCACCGTCGCCTGCTCTCGCCCCTCATCCTGCCGGTGTACTCGTTCGCGGCCACCATTCTTGCCGGGGCCGTGCTCCTGTACCTGGACATCAGCCATGCCCCGTCAGCAGACGGTCAGGGGCTGGCCTTCGTGGACGCGCTGTTCACCGCCACCTCCGCCGTGTGCGTCACCGGGCTGTCCGTGGTGGACACGGGCACCACCTTCAGCCTGACCGGGCAGTGGATCATCCTCATGCTCATCCAGCTTGGCGGCCTTGGCATCATGACCTATTCCACCCTGCTGCTGTTCCTGCTGCGGCGGCGCGTGTCGCTCACCGACAGGCTGGCCGTGGGACAGGCCCTGATGCACGACCCGTCGTTCCATCTGGGGCGGTTCCTGTACCGGCTGGTGCGCACCATCCTGTGCATCGAACTGGCGGCGGCGTGCCTGCTGTACATCTTTGCCCCGCAGGGCATGGGCGCGTTCGGCGCGCTGTTTCACGCCGTATCGGCGTTCTGCAACGCGGGCTTCGGCCTGCGGCCCGACAACATGATGCCGTGGCAGGAACACACCGGGGTCAACCTTGTGATCATGTTCCTGATCGTGGTGGGGGGCATCGGCTTCTCGGTCATCGACGAACTGCTGGGGGCCGCGCGCACCAAACTGTCCGGCAAGCCATACCGCCCCCTCAGCCGCCATACCCGGCTGGTGCTGTCCACCACCGCGTTCCTCATCGTGGCCGGGGCCGCGCTGATCTGGCTGGCCGAATACCTCAGCGACTACACCGGGCTCAGCCCCGCCGGGCTGGTGTTGCCCGCCTTCTTCCAGTCCGTCACCTGCCGCACCGCGGGCTTCAACACCATGGACATCGGGCGCCTGACCGACTTCACCCTGATGGTGATGATCTGCCTGATGTTCGTGGGCGGTTCGCCGGGGTCGTGCGCGGGCGGCATCAAGACCACCAGCTTTCGGGTGCTGGCCGGGTTCGTGGAAATGCAGTTGCGCGGCAGGCGGCAGAACGTGCTGCTGGGCCGCGCCGTGGACGCCCCCACCCAGGCCAAGGCGCTGACACTGTTCCTGTTCGCCATCATCGTGGTGACCGTGGGGACCATGGCGCTCAGCCTGACCGAGGGCGGCATTGCCCCGCATACCCACGGCCAGTTCGAACAGCTTGACCTGATGTTCGAGGTGGTTTCCGCCTTCGGCACCGTGGGCCTGACCACCGGCGTTACCCCGCACCTGAGCGTGCCGGGCAAGCTGCTGATCTCGTTCCTGATGTTCATAGGCCGCATCGGCCCCGTCTGGCTGCTGGCCACCTTGCAGCACTTGCAGGGCGAACCCAAGTTCCGCTGGCCCGAGGTGGACTACCCCATCGGGTAG